From Rutidosis leptorrhynchoides isolate AG116_Rl617_1_P2 chromosome 3, CSIRO_AGI_Rlap_v1, whole genome shotgun sequence, a single genomic window includes:
- the LOC139899733 gene encoding receptor-like protein EIX2, translated as MHAAVYWLLCILLFVSDVDHSLGLNEDSNVTVTGSCIEKERQALLMFKADLKDINDWRNEEGKMDCCKWPGVYCDTDTGHVTELRLSIYPNLVGKINPSVKLLKQLQTLDLSGIDFQSNQIPNFLSSLTTLQHLHMSNANLSGPIPHQLGNLSKLISLDLSVTGPVPNFGGWSSLTSLLLAHNSLNGSIPDFTGCKSLLKVDLSGNQLSGDLPNSLGQLSNLTSLDVSSNSLHGVISDLHFINLSSITYLDMSFNSISFNLSSDFRIPFQLETIKLQSCKLGPSFPLWIKTQTSFQHLDISSAGISDSVPVWFWDLPLGLKLLNLSSNDLKGTLPNISSDFDQYPGLDLSNNRFEGRVPLLPSKLASLNLSRNKFKGDLSFLCHIVGELNFIDLSSNSFSGSLPDCWSHFQKLVILDLSYNNLSGNIPLSFGFLNQLEALYLRKNAFVGEGKDLPAWVGERLASLYVLVLRSNIFNGILPSQLCLLNNLNILDLSNNGLVGNIPGCVGNFTSMSSKRSGNDRTNHSYKSYHFIPGDYHPTFPGCTVESQCPGAGAPVVYPIQEVHQEFIDNALVAWKGIERSFGRSILELLNIIDLSNNSLSGKLPFEITHLAELVSLNISFNKLHGELPKDIGMLRSLDSLDLSKNQFSGKIPSSLARLDGLGYLDLSFNNLSGKIPTRTQLQGFNSSFYEGNPLLYGPPLSPVSGPTPSTTGVVEDDNELGGDNDFWKSYYMGMGAGFAAGFWWICGLVFFNRRCRHLFFASLSLAQDWIYVTLALFFRKFNRNTKVASDFK; from the exons ATGCATGCTGCTGTCTATTGGTTGCTATGCATACTGTTATTTGTTAGTGATGTCGATCATAGTCTCGGGCTCAATGAAGATTCCAACGTGACGGTTACAGGGTCATGTATCGAGAAGGAGAGACAAGCTTTACTGATGTTTAAAGCAGACTTAAAAGACATAAATgattggagaaatgaagaaggaaaGATGGATTGTTGCAAATGGCCAGGTGTCTATTGTGACACCGACACTGGTCACGTAACCGAACTGCGTCTTTCTATTTATCCCAATTTGGTAGGTAAAATTAATCCGTCAGTAAAGCTCCTAAAGCAGTTACAAACTCTTGATTTATCTGGAATTGATTTTCAGTCCAATCAAATACCAAACTTTTTGAGTTCCCTTACCACCTTACAGCATTTGCATATGTCTAATGCTAATCTCAGTGGACCTATTCCTCATCAACTTGGAAATCTCTCCAAATTGATTTCACTCGATCTCAGTG TTACGGGCCCCGTGCCTAATTTCGGTGGATGGTCATCGTTGACTAGCTTATTGCTTGCCCACAATTCTCTCAACGGAAGCATTCCCGACTTCACAGGATGCAAGTCCCTACTAAAAGTAGACCTCTCTGGTAATCAGTTGAGTGGTGATTTACCCAACAGTTTGGGTCAACTATCAAATCTTACTTCTCTCGATGTTTCATCCAACTCCCTTCATGGTGTGATATCCGACCTTCACTTTATAAATCTCTCTTCCATAACCTATTTGGACATGTCTTTCAATTCAATTTCATTTAACTTGAGCTCAGATTTTAGAATTCCATTCCAGTTAGAGACCATAAAGTTGCAATCATGCAAGTTGGGACCTAGTTTTCCGTTGTGGATCAAAACTCAAACAAGTTTCCAACATCTAGATATTTCAAGTGCTGGTATATCAGATAGTGTCCCTGTCTGGTTCTGGGACCTACCCCTTGGATTGAAATTGTTGAACCTTTCTTCAAATGACTTGAAGGGTACGCTTCCAAATATATCATCAGATTTTGACCAGTATCCTGGATTGGATTTGAGTAACAACCGTTTCGAAGGTAGGGTACCACTATTGCCTTCTAAACTCGCCTCGTTAAACCTTTCTAGAAACAAATTCAAAGGGGACCTCTCTTTCTTATGTCATATTGTTGGGGAATTAAATTTCATCGACCTCTCTAGCAATTCATTTTCCGGTAGCCTTCCTGATTGTTGGTCGCATTTCCAAAAGCTGGTAATTCTTGATTTATCTTACAACAATTTATCCGGGAATATTCCTTTGTCTTTTGGATTCTTGAATCAGCTAGAGGCATTGTATTTGCGTAAAAATGCATTTGTTGGTGAA GGGAAAGACTTGCCTGCGTGGGTAGGGGAAAGACTTGCGAGTCTGTATGTTCTTGTTTTACGATCAAATATATTCAATGGTATCCTACCCTCCCAATTATGTTTGTTGAACAATCTTAATATCCTTGACCTATCTAACAATGGATTGGTGGGTAATATTCCTGGTTGCGTTGGTAACTTCACATCTATGTCTAGTAAAAGGTCCGGAAATGATAGGACTAATCATTCTTATAAGTCGTATCATTTTATTCCTGGAGATTATCATCCTACTTTTCCGGGTTGTACTGTTGAATCTCAGTGTCCTGGTGCTGGTGCTCCTGTTGTCTATCCTATACAGGAGGTACATCAAGAGTTCATTGATAATGCATTGGTTGCATGGAAAGGAATAGAAAGATCGTTTGGAAGAAGTATTCTCGAGCTACTGAATATCATTGATCTTTCAAACAATAGCTTATCTGGGAAGCTTCCCTTTGAGATCACTCATCTTGCCGAATTAGTCTCCTTAAATATCTCATTCAACAAACTACATGGTGAACTACCAAAAGATATCGGTATGTTGAGATCTCTTGATTCTCTTGACTTGTCGAAAAATCAATTTTCTGGAAAGATCCCATCAAGTTTGGCACGGTTGGACGGTTTAGGTTATCTTGACCTCTCATTTAATAACTTGTCGGGAAAAATACCAACTAGGACTCAACTCCAAGGCTTTAATTCATCCTTTTATGAAGGTAACCCACTACTATATGGACCTCCTCTCTCACCCGTATCTGGGCCTACACCTTCTACAACCGGTGTTGTGGAGGATGACAATGAATTAGGTGGAGATAATGACTTTTGGAAATCGTATTACATGGGAATGGGTGCTGGATTTGCAGCTGGATTTTGGTGGATTTGCGGTCTTGTATTTTTCAACCGTCGATGCAGACATTTATTTTTTGCATCATTAAGTCTGGCACAAGATTGGATATACGTAACATTGGCTTTGTTCTTTCGGAAGTTTAATAG GAACACGAAAGTAGCAAGTGATTTTAAATGA
- the LOC139895800 gene encoding F-box/FBD/LRR-repeat protein At1g13570-like, with product MKHPRRKRGKKKLSLDRISSLPPSIIDTILYLLPIKDAVRTSILSREWRYNWTNIPVLRFRFDDFFVSETGTDALSILVQTYDLPQEALGMINDHHYIDAMKQCFLLHKGPLLEFSLLALEQTVEFDQLIGHLSMKNTLQMLSIEMLNEDSLPLSIFSMQQLTKLSLRIFCINHYSNIKGFKNLTNLYLRDVKISTKTLLHIVSSCPLLKSFTLFIHDILGNDKSSISDLIECLPIIERLIIHTGVYDRFYFDSLPPREQLISLVHLKYLHIDDMCSYYSDDLPMFFHLIRSSPNLETVSLHVCDLTYSETPITFKNYSNIWLKNLSELKIFGQFEIELNLEFVQLLLAKSPMLKKVSIYTRTYDDVSKLSRLLLDSPCASGSIEIIVEYSDDVSMLWGLKNSPELTSMLYR from the exons ATGAAGCATCCTCGACGCAAAAGAGGGAAAAAAAAGTTATCATTGGATCGAATCAGCAGTCTTCCCCCATCAATAATTGACACCATCCTATATCTTTTACCTATCAAAGATGCAGTCAGGACAAGTATCCTCTCAAGGGAATGGAGGTACAATTGGACCAACATTCCTGTACTCCGTTTTCGCTTCGATGACTTTTTTGTATCAGAAACTGGTACAGATGCGCTATCCATTCTAGTGCAAACATATGACTTACCTCAAGAAGCACTAGGCATGATAAATGATCATCACTATATCGATGCTATGAAGCAATGTTTTTTATTGCATAAGGGCCCACTTCTCGAGTTCTCCCTTTTGGCACTAGAACAAACTGTTGAATTTGACCAACTTATTGGTCATTTGTCAATGAAAAATACACTCCAAATGTTGAGTATTGAAATGCTTAATGAGGATAGTTTACCATTATCCATCTTTTCAATGCAACAATTAACGAAGCTAAGTCTCCGTATTTTTTGTATAAACCATTACTCAAATATTAAAGGATTTAAAAACCTGACCAACTTGTATTTGCGCGATGTGAAGATTTCCACAAAGACTCTTTTACATATTGTATCCTCCTGTCCATTACTCAAGAGCTTCACTCTG TTTATACATGATATTCTCGGCAATGATAAATCCTCCATTAGTGACCTAATTGAGTGCTTGCCTATTATTGAACGTCTGATTATTCACACGGGGGTTTATGAT CGCTTTTACTTTGACTCGCTTCCACCACGAGAGCAGCTAATCTCTTTAGTCCACCTTAAGTACTTGCATATAGATGACATGTGTTCCTATTACTCAGATGATTTACCTATGTTTTTCCATTTAATCCGAAGTTCCCCAAATCTGGAGACAGTCAGTCTACAT GTTTGTGATTTGACTTATTCTGAAACACCGATTACATTCAAGAACTATTCAAATATCTGGTTGAAGAATTTGAGTGAATTGAAGATATTTGGACAATTCGAAATCGAGCTTAATTTGGAGTTTGTGCAACTACTATTAGCCAAGTCCCCCATGCTGAAGAAGGTAAGTATATATACACGTACATATGATGACGTGTCAAAGTTATCAAGACTTCTGCTAGACTCCCCATGTGCATCAGGATCGATAGAAATAATTGTCGAGTATTCAGATGATGTCTCTATGCTATGGGGGCTTAAAAATTCACCTGAGCTTACCTCTATGCTCTATCGTTAA